AACATATCAAGAATCAAACCAAGCGCGTGAGAAAGGTCTAGGTCAAGCTCATCTTTTCTCACGCCCCGTCTCAACGCTTTTTTTCCTGCAGGAATGTGATACAAGTTCTCAACATCAAAGGAAATAATTGCTTGTTTCACGTTTTCCCCTTCCTCCTCCTTGATTGAACGCGCACAAGACTCAACTCATCATTTAAGACAGAAAGTTTAACCTCAAGATTCTTAACTTCCTTAAACAACATGAACAGTAAGAACACAATAACAAGAATGCTAAAACCAAGAATTGCATTTGTTCTCGTCCCAATACCCGTTATAACAAGGACATATTTAACAAAATCCACACCCACTGAATAGAGCAGCATTGCAAGACCAACAAGCGACCAGCTCACAAATTCAAAAAATTCAAGCTTACTTTTTCGCGCAAGCGTATAACTCTTAAAGAGAATAAAAATACCAAGAGCAAAACTGACAGCATAAAGGAGTGCTATTTTCTACCACCGCCAAATATAAGAAACGTAAAAATAATATTTGTCATGCGAACAGGATAAAAAAAGAAGCTCTTAAATGAATTGAGATGAGAAGAACCATGTTCGCGAAGCGTCATTTTTACTGATACCTCTTTTATCTTAAATCCTTTACGTGCCATCTCAAGCATTTGCTGAACAGCAGGATACATATCAGCACAGCGTTCAAGTTTTTTCAGACTCGAAACCTTAAACACTTTATAACCTGAAGTAACATCAGTAATGTCAAGCTTGGCAAGATGCCTTACTACAAACGTGAACCACGCGATGCCGCAGCGACGAACAAAACTAAACTTTTTATGGCTGCCATTCAAAAACCTGCTACCAATAACTAAATCATATTTACCGCTCAAAGCAGGACGCAAAAGTTTAGGAATATATTTTGGGTTATGCTGAGCATCCCCATCTAATTGAATAACATAATTATATCCTTCACGAATAGCATACAAGTGACCTGTTCTTTGCGCAGCACCATAACCCCCCGCCCAAACACGCGAGATAACAAAGGCGCCTGCTTGGCGCGCTAATTGAGCAGTTCTGTCTCCTGACCCATCATCAATTACAACCACGTCCCGCACGTATTTTTTGGTTTGAGAAACCACACCAGCTATGGTTGCTTCTTCATTATGCGCAGGAATAATCGCAAGTACGCGAGGCATACGTATGTAATGTTGCTAACTGTTTAAAAGAATTGTTTTCTCACAGAACGGACTTACACATCCTCTTCTTCCACTAGCATGGGCGCAGCCAATGCAGGGGGTGAGAACGTAAAATAAACCGTGTCAAAAAAATT
Above is a genomic segment from archaeon CG10_big_fil_rev_8_21_14_0_10_43_11 containing:
- a CDS encoding glycosyltransferase family 2 protein, yielding MPRVLAIIPAHNEEATIAGVVSQTKKYVRDVVVIDDGSGDRTAQLARQAGAFVISRVWAGGYGAAQRTGHLYAIREGYNYVIQLDGDAQHNPKYIPKLLRPALSGKYDLVIGSRFLNGSHKKFSFVRRCGIAWFTFVVRHLAKLDITDVTSGYKVFKVSSLKKLERCADMYPAVQQMLEMARKGFKIKEVSVKMTLREHGSSHLNSFKSFFFYPVRMTNIIFTFLIFGGGRK